Part of the Leptotrichia massiliensis genome, TAATCACTATCTTGATACAGCGGCAACTTCACAAAAGCCAAAAAGAGTGCTGGATAAAATTATGGAATATTATGAAAAATATAACGGCAATCCAGGGCGTGGTTCGCATACTTTATCCATGGAAGCCTCAAGCTTGATGGCAAACGCACGAAATACTGTACAGAAGTTTATTAATGCAAAATATCCTGAAGAAGTGATTTTTACAAAAAGTACAACTGAATCAATCAATTTAATAGCCTATTCTTACGGAATGGAATTTATAAATGAAAATGATGAAATAATTCTAGGAATTTCAAATCATCATGCAAATATTGTCCCTTGGCAGTTTGTCGCTAAAAAGAAAAATGCTAAGATAAAATTTGTGTACCTTACTGAAAATGGGCAATTTGATATTGAAGATTTTGAAAATAAATTGTCAGATAAAACAAAACTTGTAGCTGTTTCCGCTGTGGTAAATGTTACAGGAGTTATTCAGCCCATAAAGAAAATTATTGAAATTGCACGAAACAAAAATAAAAATATACGCATTCTTGTGGATGCTGCACAGTCGATGCTGCATTTTAAACATGATGTTCAAAAATTGGATGCGGATTTTCTTGTATTTTCAGGACATAAATTATTTACACCAATGGGAATTGGAGTTATGTATGGGAAAAAGGATATTCTTGACGAAATGCCGCCTTTTTTATACGGCGGAGATATGATTGAATTTGTAACAGAGGAGGAATCAACGTTTGCACCACTTCCAAATAAGTTTGAAGGCGGGACTCAAAATGTGGAAGGGGCAGTAACTCTGGAAGAAGCAATTAATTTTATTGAAGAAATAAGTTATGAGAAAATTAATGAAATTGAAAATTCTCTTACGGAAATTGCTTTAGAAAAATTGAAAAAGCTAGATTTTGTGGAAACATATTTTACAAAATATGTTGAGCGTGCTGGAATTATTGCCTTTAATGTAAAAAATGTGCATTCTCATGATGTGGCATTTATACTTGACTCGTATAATGTGGCAGTTCGTTCAGGACATCATTGTGCACAGCCTTTAATGAAGTATTTAGGAGTGCCTTCGTGCTGTCGTGCGAGTTTTAGCATTTACAACAATGAAGAGGATGTTGATAAACTGATAGAAGTGCTTTTAAAAGTGAAGGAAGTTTTTGAATTATAGGAAAAATAAATAAAAGAAAAAATTTGAAAAGGAGGTTTAATATGAATTTAGAAAAAATATATCAGCAGACAATACTCGAATATAGCAGACGTAAGGAACTAAACCGTGAAATTGAAAATCCGACATTTGCAGAACGTGGACATAATCCAAACTGTGGGGATGACTTGACGCTTGAAATAAAAACTGATGAAAACGGAGTAATAACAGATGCCGCTTTTATTGGAAGCGGATGTGCAATTTCAACGGCTTCTATGGCTATGCTGATTGACTTGGTAAAAGGGAAGACAATGGAAGAAGCAAAGAAAAAAGTAAATTTGTTTTTCAAAATGATGAAGCAGGAAGAAAAATTGACAAGTGAAGAAAGCAAAAAATTAGGAGATGCTGTTCTTATGGAATATGTGGCTCAAATGCCTGCAAGAGTAAAATGTGCGACACTTAGCTGGCATTCATTAAAAGTAATTGTAGAGAAAAGTGAAAAATAGAAAAAGGCTGTTAAAACAGCCTTTTTTGTTAGACCAAAAAATTTATAATTATTTCTTTACTAAAAATGTCAAATAAACACAAGAATTTATTACTAGAAAAAATTAAAAATTAAGCTAAAGTATAGGAAATCTAAATATTTTTAAATATTTTTAACAAAAAAAATGGCGTCCCCGGTTGGACTCGAACCAACGACCCTCTGATTAACAGTCAGATGCTCTAACCGGCTGAGCTACGGAGACACACAAAAGAAAAAAGTTTGGCAACTACCTATTTTCCCGGGACGAATCCAAGTATCGTAGGCGTAAACAGACTTAACTGCCGGGTTCGAAATGTAACCGGGTGTATCCCTGCTGCTAACATCACCAAACTTTAAAAACTAAATTGTCAAGTTAAGACAATGAGAAATAAATAGTAGTAGTAAAAGATTAATTAAAAAGCAGATGTAATATTAGTACCAGTCAGCTGAATGCATTGCTGCACTTACACCTCTGGCCTATCAACCATGTGTTCTCCATGGATACTGCGAATACTCATCTCAAAGTCGGTTTCTCGCTTAGATGCTTTCAGCGATTATCCGTTCCAGACGTGACTACCCAGCCATGCCACTGGCGTGACAACTGGTACATCAGAGGTCTGTCCAACCCGGTCCTCTCGTACTAAGGTCAGATCTTTTCAGTATTCAAGCGCCTGCAGTGGATAGGGACCGAACTGTCTCACGACGTTCTGAACCCAGCTCGCGTGCCTCTTTAATGGGCGAACAGCCCAACCCTTGGGACCTTCTCCAGCCCCAGGATGAGACGAGCCGACATCGAGGTGCCAAACACTTCCGTCGATATGGACTCTTGGGAAGTATCAGCCTGTTATCCCCGGGGTAGCTTTTATCCGTTGAGCGACGGTCCTTCCATACGGAACCGCCGGATCACTAACTCCTACTTTCGTACCTGCTCGACCCGTCAGTCTTGCAGTCAAGCTCCCTTATGCGTTTGCACTCTTAGGCTGATTTCCATCCAGCCTGAGGGAACCTTTGAACGCCTCCGTTACTCTTTGGGAGGCGACCGCCCCAGTCAAACTGCCCATCTAGCACTGTCTCCGTTACCAGATTAGAATTTCAACGGCATATGGTTGGTATTCCAACGACGACTCTGTTAAAACTGACGCCTTAACTTCACAGTCTCCCAACTATCCTATACACACACAGCCAAAACCCAATGCCAAACTACAGTAAAGCTCCACGGGGTCTTTCCGTCCTACTGCAGGTAGTCGGTATCTTCACCGACATTACAACTTCACCAGGTCTCCAGCCAAGACAGCTCCCAAATCATTTCACCATTCGTGCAGGTCGGAACTTACCCGACAAGGAATTTCGCTACCTTAGGACCGTTATAGTTACGGCCGCCGTTCACCGGGGCTTCAATTCGAATCTCTCAATCCTCCTCTTAACCTTCCGGCACTGGGCAGGTGTCAGCCCATATACGTCGCCTTTCAGCTTAGCATAGACCTGTGTTTTTGGTAAACAGTTGCTTGGGACTCTTCACTGCGGCCTGTTTCCCCTTGAGGTGTTTCTCCTCTCAAGTATATCAGGCACCCCTTCTCCCGAAGTTACGGGGCTATTTTGCAGAGTTCCTTAGCTAGAGTTATCCTGTCGGCCTTAAGTTTCTCACTCTGTCCACCTGTGTCGGTTTACAGTACGGGCACTATTTCTCATCGATAGAAGTTTTTCTCGGCAGTGTAGGATCTGTGACTTATGCTAATGCACTTCCCCATCAGGTCTCACATTTAGACACGCGGATTTTCCTGCGTGTCCATGCTACGCCCTTAGAAAGACTATTCCGTCAGTCTTCTCACATACCTTCCTGCGTCACTCCGTCTCTCAAGCGATAATAGTGGTACAGGAATATTAACCTGTTTTCCATTCGCCATCACAATTTTGCTTATGCTTAGGTCCCGACTTCCCCAGGGCGGACAAACCTTCCCCTGGAAACCTTGGACTTCCGGCCGGCGGGATTCTCGCCCGCCTTCTCGCTACTCATTCCTGCATTCTCACTTCTGATACCTCCAGAATGGCCTTACGGCATTCCTTCAACGGCCTACAGAACGCTCTCCTACCAGGCGTGTTTACACGCCTCCGCAGCTTCGGTTTATGTCTTAGCCCCGTTACATCTTCGGCGCAGATACTCTCGACCAGTGAGCTATTACGCACTCTTTTAAGGTATGGCTGCTTCTAAGCCAACCTCCTGGTTGTCTGTGAATATCCACCTCCTTTCCCACTTAGACATAATTAGGGACCTTAGCTGGCGGTCTGGGCTGTTCCCCTCTCGTCCGCGGACCTTGTCATCCGCGGACTCACTCCTGACTATTAATATATGGTATTCGAAGTTTGCTTGATTTCGGTAAGCAGTACGCCCCCTAGACCATACAGAGCTCTACCCCCACATATCTTAACGTCAAGGCTGCACCTAAATGCATTTCGGAGAGAACGAGCTATCTCCTAGTTCGATTGGCTTTTCACCCCTAGACCTGCCTCATCTCCCAACTTTTCAACGGCGGTGAGTTCGGCCCTCCACTGAGTCTTACCTCAGCTTCAGCCTGGACAGGCCTAGATCACTAGGTTTCGCGTCTATGACTAGCGACTTAACGCCCTATTAAGACTCGGTTTCCCTTCGGCTCCACTTTATTAACCTTGCCACTAATCATAACTCGCAGGATGATTAACCAAAATCCACGCAGTCACACATAAAGTGCTCCTACCGTTTGTAAGCACACGGTTTCAAATTCTATTTCACTCCCTTGCTCAGGGTTCTTTTCACCTTTCCCTCACGGTACTCTTCACTATCGGTCAACAACAGTATTTAGCCTTGCGTGATATGGTCCACGCTGATTCACGCCAGATTCCTCGTGCCTGACGCTACTCGGGTGCTTCCAGTCACTATATGTATTTTATGTTCTACAGGACTATCACCTTCTTTGGTTCAGCTTCCCAGCTGATTCTACTTACATACATACAGTTTAAACATTATGACAATCCGTTAATGGAAGTCCCACAACCCCGTGCCAGCAATGCTGTCCG contains:
- the sufU gene encoding Fe-S cluster assembly sulfur transfer protein SufU, producing the protein MNLEKIYQQTILEYSRRKELNREIENPTFAERGHNPNCGDDLTLEIKTDENGVITDAAFIGSGCAISTASMAMLIDLVKGKTMEEAKKKVNLFFKMMKQEEKLTSEESKKLGDAVLMEYVAQMPARVKCATLSWHSLKVIVEKSEK
- a CDS encoding SufS family cysteine desulfurase, whose product is MDYRKEFPIFKNRNNHYLDTAATSQKPKRVLDKIMEYYEKYNGNPGRGSHTLSMEASSLMANARNTVQKFINAKYPEEVIFTKSTTESINLIAYSYGMEFINENDEIILGISNHHANIVPWQFVAKKKNAKIKFVYLTENGQFDIEDFENKLSDKTKLVAVSAVVNVTGVIQPIKKIIEIARNKNKNIRILVDAAQSMLHFKHDVQKLDADFLVFSGHKLFTPMGIGVMYGKKDILDEMPPFLYGGDMIEFVTEEESTFAPLPNKFEGGTQNVEGAVTLEEAINFIEEISYEKINEIENSLTEIALEKLKKLDFVETYFTKYVERAGIIAFNVKNVHSHDVAFILDSYNVAVRSGHHCAQPLMKYLGVPSCCRASFSIYNNEEDVDKLIEVLLKVKEVFEL